A portion of the Lathamus discolor isolate bLatDis1 chromosome 5, bLatDis1.hap1, whole genome shotgun sequence genome contains these proteins:
- the TP53BP2 gene encoding apoptosis-stimulating of p53 protein 2 isoform X2 codes for MRFSSKMMPMFLTVYLSNNEQHFTEVPVTPETTCRDVVELCKEPGESECHLAEVWCGSERPVADNERMLDVLQRFGMQRSEVRFFLRHERSPCRETGTGQRSQDPTLKRNGVKVPGDRRIENGVSAPRMDMTLAELQEMASRQQQQIEAQQQMLANKEQRLKFLKQQDQRQQQQAAEQEKLKRLKEIAENQEAKLKKVRALKGHVEQKRLSNGKLVEEIEQMNSLFQQKQRELVLAVSKVEELTRQLEMLKNGRIDGYHDNQSAVAELDRLYKELQLRNKLNQEQNAKLQQQRECLNKRNLEVAVMDKRVNELRERLWKKKAALQQKENVPVSSDGNLPQPAASAPSRVAAVGPYIQSSTMPRIASRPELLVKPAFSDGTQALQVPDGPLKTQTLPNMRAGSSSQAKAPAGSVVPSAKSAPSATDWSSSNADNHISQGSALTSGKGVVANEGQAEGETFLRDKEKKVRPFSMFDSVDQSAGMGTLRKNQSSEDLLREAQTANKNITKVPPPVPTKPKQINLPYFGQTSHLQPSDTKLDGNLQKLPLAVVTMGNKPKTVAQQPSHPSQQIQQRISVPPAGSSSSQDQILPSSKQESPPAAAVRPFTPQPSKESSLPPFRKPQTVAASSIYSMYTQQQTPGKNFQQAVQSALTRAQTRGPHFPSVYGKPVMAGAGVQNQLPQSENIYSNLQGKPGSPEPEMETAASAHENHETERIPRPLSPTKLLPFLSNPYRNQSDADLEALRKKLSNAPRPLKKRSSITEPEGPNGPNIQKLLYQRTTLAAMETISAPSHPSKQTSSAASPESPAEIPNPYLSAESEKETAASMPEPTIAEETENTPADQSEAAVPSTALDTLPEGVSDGDELTQPKTEEPSLEASLPLEVYMEEYPPYPPPPYPSGEPESLGDDSLSMRPPEVTGQFSLPPGKRTNLRKTGSERIGHGMRVKFNPLALLLDSSLEGEFDLVQRIIYEVEDPSMPNDEGITALHNAVCAGHTEIVKFLVQFGVNVNAADSDGWTPLHCAASCNNVQVCKFLVESGAAVFAMTYSDMQTAADKCEEMEEGYTQCSQFLYGVQEKMGIMNKGVIYALWDYEAQNDDELSMKEGDCMTILRREDEDEIEWWWARLNDKEGYVPRNLLGEVIHWHKGP; via the exons ATGTTTCTGACAGTGTACCTCAGTAACAATGAACAGCACTTCACTGAGGTGCCAGTCACCCCTGAAACAACCTGCAGAGATGTGGTGGAGCTGTGCAAGGAGCCTGGTGAGAGTGAGTGCCATCTGGCTGAGGTGTGGTGTGGCTCAG AACGTCCTGTAGCCGATAATGAACGGATGCTGGATGTTTTGCAGCGCTTTGGGATGCAGAGGAGTGAGGTTCGCTTCTTCCTTCGGCATGAACGCTCTCCCTGCCGGGAAACAG GGACTGGACAAAGGTCTCAAGATCCaaccttaaaaagaaatggtGTGAAAGTGCCTGGTGATCGAAGAATAGAGAATGGA GTCAGTGCTCCAAGGATGGATATGACACTGGCTGAACTTCAGGAAATGGCATCAcgccagcagcagcaaattgAGGCTCAACAACAAATGCTGGCTAACAAG GAACAACGTCTGAAATTCCTGAAACAGCAGGATCAGCGACAGCAACAGCAAGCTGCTGAACAGGAAAAACTTAAGCGATTGAAGGAAATTGCTGAGAATCAGGAAGCCAAACTTAAGAAAGTGAGAGCACTGAAAGGCCATGTGGAACAAAAAAGGCTCAGCAATGGGAAATTAG TGGAGGAGATTGAACAGATgaacagcctgttccagcaAAAGCAGCGTGAACTGGTGCTGGCGGTGTCAAAGGTAgaggaactcaccaggcaaCTAGAGATGCTGAAGAATGGCCGAATTGATGGTTACCATGACAACCAGTCGGCTGTAGCAGAGCTCGACCGCCTGTACAAGGAGCTGCAG TTGAGGAACAAACTGAACCAGGAGCAGAATGCCAAGCTGCAGCAACAGAGGGAGTGTTTGAACAAGCGCAACTTGGAGGTGGCAGTCATGGATAAGCGTGTTAATGAGCTGCGAGAGCGCctgtggaagaaaaaggcagctctgcagcagaaagagaatGTACCA GTTTCTTCAGATGGGAATTTACCACAGccagcagcttctgctccaAGTCGAGTGGCAGCAGTAGGTCCTTATATCCAGTCCTCTACTATGCCACGTATTGCTTCCAGACCTGAACTTCTGGTGAAACCAGCATTTTCTGATGGGACACAAGCTTTGCAGGTACCTGATGGTCCACTAAAAACGCAGACTCTGCCCAACATGAGAGCTGGGAGCAGTTCACAAGCTAAAGCTCCTGCAG GTTCTGTGGTCCCCAGTGCAAAATCTGCCCCGTCTGCCACTGACTGGAGTAGTTCAAATGCAGACAATCATATCAGTCAAGGATCAGCCTTGACTTCAGGAAAAGGAGTTGTGGCTAATGAAGGACAAG ctgaaggaGAAACTTTTTTACGagacaaagagaagaaagtgcGTCCATTCTCCATGTTTGACTCTGTGGACCAGTCTGCTGGGATGGGCACACTGAGAAAGAACCAGAGCAGTGAAGATCTCCTGCGAGAAGCGCAG acagccaataaaaatataacaaagGTACCACCACCTGTCCCTACTAAACCAAAACAGATAAACTTGCCTTACTTTGGTCAAACCAGTCACCTGCAACCTTCTGATACTAAGCTGGACGGAAACCTGCAGAAGCTGCCTTTGGCTGTCGTAACTATGGggaacaaaccaaaaacagTGGCACAGCAGCCTTCCCATCCTTCTCAGCAAATACAGCAACGAATTTCTGTACCACCTGCAGGTTCTTCCTCTAGCCAGGACCAAATTCTTCCCTCCTCCAAACAGGAGAgtcccccagcagcagctgtgagacCTTTTACCCCTCAGCCATCCAAAGAGAGCTCACTTCCACCATTTCGAAAGCCTCAAACTGTGGCTGCAAGCTCAATTTATAGCATGTATACGCAACAGCAGACTCCTGGGAAGAACTTCCAGCAAGCAGTGCAGAGTGCTTTGACGAGGGCACAGACCAGAGGACCACACTTCCCAAGTG TGTATGGCAAGCCTGTGATGGCAGGAGCTGGTGTACAGAATCAGCTGCCGCAATCAGAGAACATCTACTCAAACCTCCAAGGCAAGCCAGGCAGTCCAGAGCCTGAGATGGaaacagctgcttctgctcaTGAAAACCATGAAACCGAGCGAATACCCCGTCCCCTCAGCCCGACCAAATTGCTGCCTTTCTTATCCAATCCATACCGCAATCAGAGTGATGCTGACCTGGAAGCACTACGGAAGAAGCTGTCCAATGCACCCAGACCACTAAAGAAACGTAGCTCCATTACTGAGCCAGAAGGACCTAATGGCCCCAATATTCAGAAGCTCTTGTATCAGAGGACCACTCTGGCTGCAATGGAGACTATCTCAGCGCCATCACATCCCTCCAAACAGACATCATCAGCTGCCAGTCCTGAAAGCCCAGCAGAAATTCCAAATCCTTATCTAAGTGcagaatcagaaaaagaaacagctgctTCTATGCCAGAACCAACCATTGCTGAGGAAACCGAAAACACACCAGCAGATCAGAGTGAAGCTGCTGTTCCCTCCACAGCTCTGGACACTCTACCTGAGGGAGTATCGGATGGTGATGAACTCACACAGCCGAAAACAGAAGAACCAAGCCTAGAAGCTTCACTGCCACTGGAGGTGTACATGGAAGAATATCCTCCATACCCACCACCACCCTATCCGTCTGGGGAACCGGAGAGTTTGGGAGATGACTCACTCAGTATGAGGCCTCCTGAAGTTACTGGACAGTTTTCCTTGCCTCCT GGGAAGAGGACGAACTTGCGTAAAACTGGCTCTGAGAGAATTGGGCATGGAATGAGAGTGAAATTCAATCCCCTTGCGTTGCTACTGGATTCATCTTTGGAGGGAGAGTTTGACCTTGTGCAGAGAATAATTTATGAG GTTGAAGATCCCAGCATGCCCAATGATGAAGGGATTACTGCACTGCACAACGCTGTGTGTGCTGGGCACACAGAAATTGTGAAGTTCCTGGTACAGTTTGGTGTGAATGTGAATGCTGCAGATAGTGATGGATG GACCCCATTACACTGTGCAGCATCTTGCAATAATGTGCAGGTGTGCAAGTTCCTGGTGGAGTCAGGGGCAGCTGTATTTGCGATGACCTACAGTGACATGCAGACGGCTGCAGACAAGTGTGAGGAAATGGAGGAAGGCTACACACAGTGCTCCCAGTTCCTGTATG GGGTCCAGGAGAAAATGGGGATAATGAACAAAGGAGTGATTTATGCACTCTGGGATTATGAGGCTCAGAATGATGATGAGCTCTCGATGAAAGAAGGAGACTGCATGACAATCCTGCGCCGGGAAGATGAAGATGAAATTGAGTGGTGGTGGGCACGGCTGAATGACAAGGAAGGATATGTTCCCCGCAACCTACTAGGG GAAGTGATACACTGGCACAAAGGGCCTTAA
- the TP53BP2 gene encoding apoptosis-stimulating of p53 protein 2 isoform X1 — protein MRFSSKMMPMFLTVYLSNNEQHFTEVPVTPETTCRDVVELCKEPGESECHLAEVWCGSERPVADNERMLDVLQRFGMQRSEVRFFLRHERSPCRETGTGQRSQDPTLKRNGVKVPGDRRIENGVSAPRMDMTLAELQEMASRQQQQIEAQQQMLANKEQRLKFLKQQDQRQQQQAAEQEKLKRLKEIAENQEAKLKKVRALKGHVEQKRLSNGKLVEEIEQMNSLFQQKQRELVLAVSKVEELTRQLEMLKNGRIDGYHDNQSAVAELDRLYKELQLRNKLNQEQNAKLQQQRECLNKRNLEVAVMDKRVNELRERLWKKKAALQQKENVPVSSDGNLPQPAASAPSRVAAVGPYIQSSTMPRIASRPELLVKPAFSDGTQALQVPDGPLKTQTLPNMRAGSSSQAKAPAGSVVPSAKSAPSATDWSSSNADNHISQGSALTSGKGVVANEGQAEGETFLRDKEKKVRPFSMFDSVDQSAGMGTLRKNQSSEDLLREAQTANKNITKVPPPVPTKPKQINLPYFGQTSHLQPSDTKLDGNLQKLPLAVVTMGNKPKTVAQQPSHPSQQIQQRISVPPAGSSSSQDQILPSSKQESPPAAAVRPFTPQPSKESSLPPFRKPQTVAASSIYSMYTQQQTPGKNFQQAVQSALTRAQTRGPHFPSVYGKPVMAGAGVQNQLPQSENIYSNLQGKPGSPEPEMETAASAHENHETERIPRPLSPTKLLPFLSNPYRNQSDADLEALRKKLSNAPRPLKKRSSITEPEGPNGPNIQKLLYQRTTLAAMETISAPSHPSKQTSSAASPESPAEIPNPYLSAESEKETAASMPEPTIAEETENTPADQSEAAVPSTALDTLPEGVSDGDELTQPKTEEPSLEASLPLEVYMEEYPPYPPPPYPSGEPESLGDDSLSMRPPEVTGQFSLPPGKRTNLRKTGSERIGHGMRVKFNPLALLLDSSLEGEFDLVQRIIYEVEDPSMPNDEGITALHNAVCAGHTEIVKFLVQFGVNVNAADSDGWTPLHCAASCNNVQVCKFLVESGAAVFAMTYSDMQTAADKCEEMEEGYTQCSQFLYGVQEKMGIMNKGVIYALWDYEAQNDDELSMKEGDCMTILRREDEDEIEWWWARLNDKEGYVPRNLLGLYPRIKPRQRSLA, from the exons ATGTTTCTGACAGTGTACCTCAGTAACAATGAACAGCACTTCACTGAGGTGCCAGTCACCCCTGAAACAACCTGCAGAGATGTGGTGGAGCTGTGCAAGGAGCCTGGTGAGAGTGAGTGCCATCTGGCTGAGGTGTGGTGTGGCTCAG AACGTCCTGTAGCCGATAATGAACGGATGCTGGATGTTTTGCAGCGCTTTGGGATGCAGAGGAGTGAGGTTCGCTTCTTCCTTCGGCATGAACGCTCTCCCTGCCGGGAAACAG GGACTGGACAAAGGTCTCAAGATCCaaccttaaaaagaaatggtGTGAAAGTGCCTGGTGATCGAAGAATAGAGAATGGA GTCAGTGCTCCAAGGATGGATATGACACTGGCTGAACTTCAGGAAATGGCATCAcgccagcagcagcaaattgAGGCTCAACAACAAATGCTGGCTAACAAG GAACAACGTCTGAAATTCCTGAAACAGCAGGATCAGCGACAGCAACAGCAAGCTGCTGAACAGGAAAAACTTAAGCGATTGAAGGAAATTGCTGAGAATCAGGAAGCCAAACTTAAGAAAGTGAGAGCACTGAAAGGCCATGTGGAACAAAAAAGGCTCAGCAATGGGAAATTAG TGGAGGAGATTGAACAGATgaacagcctgttccagcaAAAGCAGCGTGAACTGGTGCTGGCGGTGTCAAAGGTAgaggaactcaccaggcaaCTAGAGATGCTGAAGAATGGCCGAATTGATGGTTACCATGACAACCAGTCGGCTGTAGCAGAGCTCGACCGCCTGTACAAGGAGCTGCAG TTGAGGAACAAACTGAACCAGGAGCAGAATGCCAAGCTGCAGCAACAGAGGGAGTGTTTGAACAAGCGCAACTTGGAGGTGGCAGTCATGGATAAGCGTGTTAATGAGCTGCGAGAGCGCctgtggaagaaaaaggcagctctgcagcagaaagagaatGTACCA GTTTCTTCAGATGGGAATTTACCACAGccagcagcttctgctccaAGTCGAGTGGCAGCAGTAGGTCCTTATATCCAGTCCTCTACTATGCCACGTATTGCTTCCAGACCTGAACTTCTGGTGAAACCAGCATTTTCTGATGGGACACAAGCTTTGCAGGTACCTGATGGTCCACTAAAAACGCAGACTCTGCCCAACATGAGAGCTGGGAGCAGTTCACAAGCTAAAGCTCCTGCAG GTTCTGTGGTCCCCAGTGCAAAATCTGCCCCGTCTGCCACTGACTGGAGTAGTTCAAATGCAGACAATCATATCAGTCAAGGATCAGCCTTGACTTCAGGAAAAGGAGTTGTGGCTAATGAAGGACAAG ctgaaggaGAAACTTTTTTACGagacaaagagaagaaagtgcGTCCATTCTCCATGTTTGACTCTGTGGACCAGTCTGCTGGGATGGGCACACTGAGAAAGAACCAGAGCAGTGAAGATCTCCTGCGAGAAGCGCAG acagccaataaaaatataacaaagGTACCACCACCTGTCCCTACTAAACCAAAACAGATAAACTTGCCTTACTTTGGTCAAACCAGTCACCTGCAACCTTCTGATACTAAGCTGGACGGAAACCTGCAGAAGCTGCCTTTGGCTGTCGTAACTATGGggaacaaaccaaaaacagTGGCACAGCAGCCTTCCCATCCTTCTCAGCAAATACAGCAACGAATTTCTGTACCACCTGCAGGTTCTTCCTCTAGCCAGGACCAAATTCTTCCCTCCTCCAAACAGGAGAgtcccccagcagcagctgtgagacCTTTTACCCCTCAGCCATCCAAAGAGAGCTCACTTCCACCATTTCGAAAGCCTCAAACTGTGGCTGCAAGCTCAATTTATAGCATGTATACGCAACAGCAGACTCCTGGGAAGAACTTCCAGCAAGCAGTGCAGAGTGCTTTGACGAGGGCACAGACCAGAGGACCACACTTCCCAAGTG TGTATGGCAAGCCTGTGATGGCAGGAGCTGGTGTACAGAATCAGCTGCCGCAATCAGAGAACATCTACTCAAACCTCCAAGGCAAGCCAGGCAGTCCAGAGCCTGAGATGGaaacagctgcttctgctcaTGAAAACCATGAAACCGAGCGAATACCCCGTCCCCTCAGCCCGACCAAATTGCTGCCTTTCTTATCCAATCCATACCGCAATCAGAGTGATGCTGACCTGGAAGCACTACGGAAGAAGCTGTCCAATGCACCCAGACCACTAAAGAAACGTAGCTCCATTACTGAGCCAGAAGGACCTAATGGCCCCAATATTCAGAAGCTCTTGTATCAGAGGACCACTCTGGCTGCAATGGAGACTATCTCAGCGCCATCACATCCCTCCAAACAGACATCATCAGCTGCCAGTCCTGAAAGCCCAGCAGAAATTCCAAATCCTTATCTAAGTGcagaatcagaaaaagaaacagctgctTCTATGCCAGAACCAACCATTGCTGAGGAAACCGAAAACACACCAGCAGATCAGAGTGAAGCTGCTGTTCCCTCCACAGCTCTGGACACTCTACCTGAGGGAGTATCGGATGGTGATGAACTCACACAGCCGAAAACAGAAGAACCAAGCCTAGAAGCTTCACTGCCACTGGAGGTGTACATGGAAGAATATCCTCCATACCCACCACCACCCTATCCGTCTGGGGAACCGGAGAGTTTGGGAGATGACTCACTCAGTATGAGGCCTCCTGAAGTTACTGGACAGTTTTCCTTGCCTCCT GGGAAGAGGACGAACTTGCGTAAAACTGGCTCTGAGAGAATTGGGCATGGAATGAGAGTGAAATTCAATCCCCTTGCGTTGCTACTGGATTCATCTTTGGAGGGAGAGTTTGACCTTGTGCAGAGAATAATTTATGAG GTTGAAGATCCCAGCATGCCCAATGATGAAGGGATTACTGCACTGCACAACGCTGTGTGTGCTGGGCACACAGAAATTGTGAAGTTCCTGGTACAGTTTGGTGTGAATGTGAATGCTGCAGATAGTGATGGATG GACCCCATTACACTGTGCAGCATCTTGCAATAATGTGCAGGTGTGCAAGTTCCTGGTGGAGTCAGGGGCAGCTGTATTTGCGATGACCTACAGTGACATGCAGACGGCTGCAGACAAGTGTGAGGAAATGGAGGAAGGCTACACACAGTGCTCCCAGTTCCTGTATG GGGTCCAGGAGAAAATGGGGATAATGAACAAAGGAGTGATTTATGCACTCTGGGATTATGAGGCTCAGAATGATGATGAGCTCTCGATGAAAGAAGGAGACTGCATGACAATCCTGCGCCGGGAAGATGAAGATGAAATTGAGTGGTGGTGGGCACGGCTGAATGACAAGGAAGGATATGTTCCCCGCAACCTACTAGGG CTGTATCCAAGGATTAAACCTAGACAAAGAAGCTTGGCATGA